Proteins from one Sphaeramia orbicularis chromosome 17, fSphaOr1.1, whole genome shotgun sequence genomic window:
- the LOC115436728 gene encoding solute carrier family 22 member 13-like, protein MADFGEILRNIGEFGLFQKVTLVALCFTNITQAFVLASFLFIETNPDRHCNTDWILGLDPNLTTDEQLNLTLPREADGTFSRCQMFVPVDWDIDAIREFGLNKTMSCQNGWVYKSTLYKATIVTDFNLVCDKANLVEIIQAVYMVGVLTGCLIFGPLAESFGRKRATQVPVIIMFTFVLTTGFCPNVYLYFVSMFCVGIGSGGYRVNCIVLSTEWIGVSKRSLGVCMTRLFASIGQCALAGVIYLIRDWRLAQIVTAVPLAVILIYIWFIPESARWLLNRGRTEEAKQLIMKAAAINKRTVPDSLLDNIAVKETVNNGSIKIIFRSHLKRYFFILSLSWFSVNVLFFCLYFNMANLGLNVFLTQFIFGAVEIPAHILCIWLSEVFGRKPLFILTLLTAGLSSILILAVPQGCGIAVTSLAAVSRFFLIWAGSVCVVLVQELFPTTVRQTATALSLISARTGGIVAPLLNITAMYHWIIPILVSSSLTFISGGLGFMLPETRRRELPDSIDEAEGNR, encoded by the exons ATGGCTGATTTTGGAGAGATCCTCAGGAACATTGGAGAATTCGGATTATTCCAGAAGGTCACTCTGGTTGCACTTTGCTTTACAAATATCACTCAGGCTTTTGTTTTGGCAAGTTTTCTTTTCATAGAGACGAATCCAGATCGACACTGTAACACAGACTGGATCCTGGGTCTGGATCCAAACCTGACCACAGATGAGCAGCTGAACCTGACTCTGCCCAGGGAGGCAGATGGAACCTTCAGCAGGTGTCAGATGTTCGTCCCTGTAGACTGGGACATCGATGCCATCAGGGAGTTTGGACTCAACAAGACCATGAGCTGCCAGAATGGATGGGTCTACAAAAGCACACTGTACAAGGCCACCATAGTCACTGAT tTTAATCTAGTTTGTGACAAAGCTAATTTGGTGGAAATAATTCAAGCAGTTTACATGGTTGGAGTTCTTACTGGTTGTCTCATATTTGGACCTCTGGCTGAATC GTTTGGGCGGAAACGGGCAACTCAAGTTCCAGTCATTATCATGTTTACATTTGTGTTGACAACAGGGTTTTGCCCTAATGTGTATTTATATTTCGTCTCCATGTTCTGTGTGGGAATTGGAAGTGGTGGCTATCGAGTCAACTGCATCGTACTGT CCACTGAGTGGATCGGTGTATCCAAACGGTCATTGGGGGTTTGTATGACTCGGCTCTTTGCCTCCATTGGACAATGTGCCCTCGCTGGTGTGATCTACTTGATCAGAGACTGGAGACTGGCTCAGATTGTCACAGCAGTTCCACTTGCAGTGATTTTAATTTACATTTG GTTTATTCCAGAGTCAGCCAGGTGGCTGTTGAACAGAGGTAGAACAGAAGAGGCAAAACAGCTGATAATGAAGGCAGCAGCCATCAACAAACGCACAGTCCCAGACTCTCTGCTCGACAAT ATTGCAGTGAAAGAAACTGTGAACAATGGAAGCATTAAAATCATTTTCAGATCACATCTGAAAAGATATTTCTTCATTTTATCACTGTCTTG GTTTTCAGTGAATGTCCTCTTCTTCTGCTTGTACTTCAATATGGCAAACTTGGGCTTGAATGTTTTCCTGACACAGTTCATATTTGGTGCTGTTGAAATACCTGCTCATATACTTTGCATTTGGCTGTCGGAGGTGTTTGGAAGAAAACCACTGTTCATACTAACACTCCTTACTGCAGGGCTCTCTAGTATACTGATCTTAGCTGTTCCTCAAG ggtgTGGCATCGCTGTTACATCTCTAGCTGCTGTTTCACGCTTTTTCCTTATCTGGGCTGGTTCTGTATGTGTTGTGTTGGTGCAGGAGCTGTTTCCGACAACTGTTCG ACAAACAGCCACAGCGTTAAGCCTCATATCAGCCAGAACAGGGGGAATAGTGGCTCCACTGCTCAACATCACAGCCATGTACCACTGGATCATACCCATACTGGTCTCCAGCAGCCTCACCTTTATCAGTGGTGGTCTTGGTTTTATGCTTCCTGAGACCAGGAGGAGAGAGCTTCCTGATTCCATTGATGAGGCCGAGGGCAACAGGTAA
- the LOC115436725 gene encoding solute carrier family 22 member 13-like, producing the protein MADFGEILRNIGEFGLFQRVTLAALCFINFIQGFLLASFLFIEKNPDRHCNTDWILGLDPNLTTDEQLNLTLPREADGTFSRCQMFVPVDWDIDAIREFGLNKTTSCQNGWVYKSTLYTATIVTDFDLVCEKANLLEIIQAISMVGILLGSLLFGPLAESFGRKWAIQVPAVITFIFVLASGFSPDMYSFMVISLFAGVGTGGNRVTSIVLTTEWIGASKRSWGVCLTLLFTSVGQCALAGLVYYIRDWRLVQIIIAAPLGVVLLYIWFIPESARWLLSRGRTEEAKRLIMKAAAINKHTIPDSLLENISMKEAVNDGGIKYIFRSRLLSRYFVTILLARFSLNASLLGLHLNMANLGLNVFLTQFIFGAIEIPVYILCIWLLEVFGRKPLFMLTLATAGLSSILILAVPQGCGIAVTFLAAVSRFFLMWAGSVCNVLVQELFPTTVRQTATGLSSISARLGGIVAPLLNITATYHWIIPIVVSSSLTFISGGLGFMLPETRRRELPDSIDEAEGNRNVIQTNRNCPYSVSTKL; encoded by the exons ATGGCTGATTTTGGAGAGATCCTCAGGAACATTGGAGAATTCGGATTATTCCAGAGGGTCACTCTGGCTGCACTATGCTTTATAAACTTCATTCAAGGATTTTTGTTGGCAAGTTTTCTTTTCATAGAGAAGAATCCAGATCGACACTGTAACACAGACTGGATCCTGGGTCTGGATCCAAACCTGACCACAGATGAGCAGCTGAACCTGACTCTGCCCAGGGAGGCAGATGGAACCTTCAGCAGGTGTCAGATGTTCGTCCCTGTAGACTGGGACATCGATGCCATCAGGGAGTTTGGACTCAACAAGACCACGAGCTGCCAGAATGGATGGGTCTACAAAAGCACACTGTACACAGCCACCATAGTCACTGAT TTTGATCTAGTTTGTGAAAAAGCTAATTTGTTGGAAATCATACAAGCCATTTCCATGGTTGGAATTCTTCTTGGTTCTCTTCTGTTTGGACCTCTTGCCGAATC GTTTGGTCGGAAATGGGCAATTCAAGTTCCGGCAGTTATAACATTTATATTTGTATTAGCATCAGGGTTTTCCCCTGATATGTATTCGTTTATGGTGATCTCGTTGTTTGCGGGAGTGGGAACTGGAGGCAATCGAGTCACCTCTATTGTACTGA CCACAGAGTGGATCGGTGCATCCAAACGGTCATGGGGAGTATGTTTGACTCTTCTCTTTACTTCTGTTGGACAATGTGCCCTTGCTGGTTTGGTATACTACATCAGAGACTGGAGACTGGTTCAGATCATCATAGCAGCTCCACTCGGAGTAGTTTTACTTTACATATG GTTTATTCCAGAGTCGGCCAGGTGGCTGTTGAGCAGAGGGAGAACAGAAGAGGCAAAAAGGCTGATAATGAAGGCAGCAgccatcaacaaacacacaatccCAGACTCTCTACTGGAAAAT ATTTCAATGAAAGAAGCTGTGAACGATGGAggcattaaatatatttttagaTCACGTCTACTGTCAAGATATTTTGTCACAATATTACTGGCAcg GTTTTCATTGAATGCCTCCTTATTGGGCTTGCACTTGAATATGGCAAACTTGGGCTTGAACGTTTTCCTGACACAGTTCATATTCGGTGCTATCGAAATACCTGTTTATATACTTTGCATTTGGCTGTTGGAGGTGTTTGGAAGAAAACCACTGTTCATGCTAACACTCGCCACTGCAGGGCTCTCTAGTATACTGATCTTGGCTGTTCCTCAAG GGTGTGGCATCGCTGTTACATTTCTAGCTGCTGTTTCTCGCTTTTTCCTTATGTGGGCTGGTTCTGTATGTAATGTGTTGGTGCAGGAGCTGTTTCCGACAACTGTTCG ACAAACAGCCACAGGGTTGAGCTCCATATCAGCCAGATTAGGGGGAATAGTGGCTCCACTGCTCAACATCACAGCCACGTACCACTGGATCATACCCATAGTGGTCTCCAGCAGCCTCACCTTTATCAGTGGTGGTCTTGGTTTTATGCTTCCTGAGACCAGGAGGAGAGAGCTTCCTGATTCCATTGATGAGGCCGAGGGCAACAG AAATGTgatacaaacaaacagaaattgTCCATATTCGGTTTCAACAAAgctataa